The window CAAGGCGGCGGGTTACCGCTCAGCACTGCCTGCAGCCGGGTGATCATCTCGTCGACCGCCGTGCCTGGCGGCACCTTCACCGGGTGAATGCGGGCGTTGACGACCTTCGCGGCCGCCGAGCCGCCGATATCGCAGACGTTGAGGATCGCGCAGTCGGCCACGCATGCCAGTCGGCTGGCGATCTTGCTCTGCTCGTCGTCCGGCGCGGCGTCGAGCTCGCGGGTTTCGAACAGTCGCGCGTCGTCGGCGCTCACCTCGTAAACGTCGAACCGTTGGCACCAGCCGAAATGCTGGTCGACGGCGTGGCCGTCGCTGGTGGCGAACGCGATCTTCAGCACAGTGTCTCCTCGATGGCGTGGGACGGGGTCTCCGATGAGCCGGCATGGGTGCGGGGGGTGGCGTGCTCGTGGTGGTCCAGTAGGCAGTTGGCGGCGTCGGTGAGCAGTTGCAGGCTGCCGCGATAGCCGGCGGTGGCCCGAAGCTGTGCGCCAAGGCGGTCGTAGACCGGGAACCCGATCGCCAGATGCGCCGCTCCGATCCGTTCGGCCAGCGCTCTGGCATGGCTGGAGGCCAGCACGAGTTCGGCTCCGGCGTCGGCCGCACGTTCTTCGAGGTCGTTGAGATCCCCGACGACGACCTCGTCGCACGGCATTCGGTCCAGCCCTGCCGCGTGCGTCGGGGACACGGCGGTGACGATCTCGGCGCCGACATCGTGGAGCAGCGATGCCACCCCGCAGAGCAGGTCGGGCTCCCCTGCCACCGCCACCCGCGCGCCCCCGAGCACGAAGTGGGTATCGAGCAGGCCGTCGGCCAACCGAGACCGCCACCGTCGCACCCGCGCCGGCACCGGCACATCGGCCTGCTCGAGCAGATACCGCACGAACGTATCCGTGGCCTGCAGGCCGCACAGGTGCGCGAAACCCGTCACGTCGGCACCGGTGCGGGAGCCAAGCGCGATGCCGGCCGCAGCGGCGGTGTGGCCGATCGTGGCGACCCGGCGACAACCGCCGAGAGCTTCGAGCCGGGTCCTCGGCGTACCACCGGTGGTGATCGGTGACCATTGGTCGAGGTGACCGTCGAGGGATCCGGACAAGTCCGGAACCAGGATCGGGTCCAAGCCGAATTCCAGGACAAGATCGGCGATCTCGTCGATGTCGCCAGCAGAGACCGCGGCCCCGACCAGTACGGCCGGACCGCAGGCGGCCGCGGTCTCTGCGAGCGGCACCGCACCGATCAGTGCCTCCAGCGCCGCCGCGTAGCCGTCGGACAGGCCACCCCGAAAATCCGGGGTCGACACTCCCACGATCAACGGTCCGCCTTCTTCCGAGGCCGCCAAGCTGGCTATATAGGAACGCAATTCGCCGGCCACGTCCTCACCGCTGACTTCGGTCAGGCCGGTGGTCAGCAGCCCGATGATCTGCGGACGCTGCTTGCCGCGAATCGCATCCAACGTCGCCACCATCGAGTCGCCGGCCCCCAGCACCGCGGTGACCTCGGTGACCGCGGTTGTCTGCAGCGGAACGGGTTCACGAAAGTGCCTGGTGAGCAATGCCTTTGCAAAGGATGCGCAACCCTGCGAGCCGTGCATGATGGGCATCGCCCCGGCCAGGCCGAGGAAGACCAGTGCGCCGCCGAGCGGCTGGGAGTGTTTGAGCGGGTCGATCGCGGCCCGCTTGCCACCGGTAACCACGTGCGCCATCACGACACCTCCGCTGCTTCTGACGGCGCTGGTGCGCGGTCCCACGGCGCAGGGGCTCGCACCTGTTCCCACACCGGGCTGGATATCGCCATATGTACCCGCCGGGCCAGCTCGATGACCCCGGCGTAGCCGGCGTAGGGGATGTGGCGCTCCTGGTTGATGTCCAGAAACGGCACCTTGCCCTTCAGTGCGGTGTACTGGTTCCGGCCGCCGGCGATGAGGATGTCAGCGCCGGTCTCGCGCACCACCTTGAGCAGTTCGGCCGGGTTGCCTTCGGTGATGATGCGCCCTTCCGCTCCGATCAGCTGGTGGATCTTGTCGACGTCGTCCTCGGTGCTCTTGGTCGAGCCGGAGGCGACCACTTGCACCCCGACGTCCTGGAGCGCCGAGACCACTGACCAGCTCTTGTTGCCACCGGTGTAGAGCACCGCCTTGGCGCCCGCCAATCGGCGGCGATAGGGCTCCAGCGCCACCGCGGCCTGGGCTTCCTCGACCGCGATGAGTCCTTCGGCACGCGTGATCAGCTCACCGTCTCCGCGGTCGAGCAATCGGGCGAAGGAGTGCAGCGCCTCGCCCATGGACCGCACACCGTAGAAGCTGCCCTCGAACCACGGGATGCCGTAGCGCTCGTCCAGTCCGCGGGCCAGCCCCAGCAGCGCCTTGGAGCAGACCACCATCGTCGCTTTGGCGCGATGCGCGGTGGCCACCTCGCGGTAGCGCACGTCGCCGCTGATGCAGGCCAACACCCGGATGCCCATTCGCGACAGCACCGGCTCGACGTCCCACAGCTCACCGGCGATGTTGTACTCGCCGACCAGGTTGACGTCGAATTCGGTTGTGTAGGTCGGTTCTTCGGTACCGATCACATGTTTCAGCAGTGCCTCGCCGGCCAGCCGGTTGCCGAGGTTCTTGCTGCCGGCAAAACCGGGGGAGTGCACCGGGATCACCGGGGTGCCGTGCGCGGCCGCGGCCGCGGCGCACACGGCATCCAGGTCGTCGCCGATGGTGGCGGTCACACACGTTTCGTAGACGAACACGGCGGGCGGGGCGAACCTGTCGACGACATCGGCGATCGTGTCGTAGAGCTTCTGCTCGCCGCCGAACACCACATCGTTCTCGACGATGTCGCTGGTGAAGCCGCGCCGGTAGAGCAGCGGCCCCGAGGACAGGCTGCCCCGCCCGTCCCATGAGTTGCCGGCGCAAGCGATCGGCCCGTGCACCACGTGCGCGGCGTCGACGATCGGAACGAGAGTGATCATCGCCCCGTCGAACGCGCACCCGCCGGACGCGCCGCCCGGCTTGGGTTTCGGGCAGCCGGCCTTCTTCTGCTTCGCGGTCTTACCGCGATTGTGATCGCAGGCCGGTTCGTCGAAAACGCTTGCGTCGACCATGGTTCACCGCACCACGTCGAAGCTGTGGTCGGGCGCGGTGCGGTCGAGTTCGTCGAGCACCGTGTTCACCAGCTGGGTCAGCAGGTGCAGGCCGCCGGCGTACCCGAGGATCGGGAAGCGGTGCAGGTGGTGGCGGTCGAAGATCGGGAAGCCGACCCGCACCAGCGGCACCTGCGCCTCGCGGGACAGGTACTTCAGGTACGAATTGCCGACCAGCAGATCGACCGGCTCGGTGAACACCAACGAGCGCAGGTGCCACAGATCCTTGCCCGGCCACACCGTGGCGGAGTGCCCGAACGGGCTGGCGTCCAGCACCGCTTCGGCGCTGGCCTTGAACGCCGCGTCGCCGTTGGTGGACACCACATGCACCGGTTCCATGCCCAGTTCCAGTAGGAACCCGAGCAGGCCGACCACCAGGTCGGGGTCACCTGCGATGGCGAACCGCTTGCCGTGCAGGTAGGCATGCGAGTCGGTGAGCGCGTCGACCAGCCGGCCCCGCTCGGCGGTGATCTCCGCGGGCACCGAAACACCTGCCAGCCGGGTGATCTCGGAGATGAACCGGTCGGTGTTGGCAACTCCGATCGGTGGAGTGAGCACCTCGGTATCGTGCTTCCAGGACTGGCGGACCAGTTCGTGGGTCTTGCGGGTGGCCGTCTCCTGAAGGAACACTGTCGCTTTCGCGTTGATGGCGTCGGCCGCCTCGGCCAGTGCCGTCCCGCCCGGGTACATCTCATACTCGCCGTCGGCCGGCGAATCCAGGGTGCCGCTGTGGTCACCGAGGATGGTGTGGTCGACCCCGAGCACCGTCAGCAGCCGGTCGATATCGCGCAGGTTGCCGGTGTAGGTCTCGAACCCGGGAACGATGTTGATCTTGCCGTTGGGCTCACCGCGGTGGTCCTTGGTGGTGTAATCGAGGATCGCCCGCAGCATGTTGTCGTACCCGGTGAGGTGCGAGCCGACGAAGCTCGGCGTGTGCGCGAACGGCACCGGAAAGTCCTCGGGCACCGACCCTTTCTCGCGTGCCTCCTGGATGAAGGCATTGAGGTCATCGCCGATGACCTCGGCCATGCAGGTGGTGCTGACCGCAACCATGTCGGGCTTGTAGAGAGCGGTCGCATTGTCGAGCGCCTCGACGATGTTGTTCAGCCCGCCGAACACCGCGGCGTCCTCAGTCATCGACGACGAGACTGTCGACACCGGTTCCTTGAAGTGCCGGGCGAAGTGGCTGCGGAAGTAGGCGACGCAGCCCTGTGACCCATGTACCAGTGGAAGCGTTCCGGCGAAGCCCAGCCCGGCCAGCACCGCACCGAGTGGCTGGCAGGCCTTGGCCGGGTTGACCGTCAGTGCCTCCCTGGCGAAGTTCTTCTCCCGGTACTCGGCCGTCCGAGTCCAGGCCTTGACCCGCTCGACTTCCGCTGAGCCGCAACCCTGCTCGAACTCACGCTTGCGTTCGAATTGCTGCTGATACTCCTCGGCCTCGAACAGGTCGTTGTGGTCGGGGATCGGTGTGATCGTCACTGCTGGACCTCCCAGGGAGCCTGGAAGAGATTCCAGGTAGGGCTGTTGATGGCGATGTCCATGTCCCGAGCGAAGACCGCGAAACCTTCGACCCCGTGGTAAGGGCCGGAGTAGTCCCACGAGTGCATCTGGCGGAACGGGACACCCATCTTGTGGAAGACGTACTTCTCCTTCACCCCGGCACCCATCAGGTCCGGCTTGAGCCGACGGGCGAACTCCTCGAGTTCGTAGGCGCTGGGGTCGTCGTAGATCACCGTGGCGGACTTCATCTCCGGGTAGGTGCGGGTGTAGTCGTCGGTGTGGCCGAACTCGTACCCGGTGCCGATGACCTCCATGCCGAGGTCCTCGTAGGCCCCGATGGTGTGCCGCGGCCGCAGGCCGCCGATCAGCAGCATCACTGTCTTGCCGGTGAGCCGGTCGGCGTAGCGTTCCTTGACCGCGTCGAAGGCGGGCTGATAGCGCGCGATCGCCGCCTCGGTCTTCTCCTTGATCGTGTCGTCGAAGTATTCGGCGATCTTGCGCATCGACTCGATGATCTTGGTCGGGCCGAAGAAGTTGTACTCCACCCATGGGGTGCCGTACTTCTCCTCGATGGTGCGGCAGATGTAGTTCATCGACCGGTAGCAGTGGATGACGTTGAGCTTGGCTAGGTGGGTGGTGGCCAGCTCGTTCATCGTGCCGTCCCCAGACCACTGGGCAATCACCCGAAGTCCCATGTCCTCCAATATCTTTCGTGACGCCCAGGCGTCACCACCGATGTTGTAGTCCCCGATCAGCGCGATGTCGTAGGGGGTCTGTTCGGTGGTGTCGCGGGTACCGAGCACCCAGTCACGGATGGAGTCGTTGGCGATGTGGTGGCCCAGTGACTGGCTCACCCCGCGGAAGCCCTCGCAGCGCACCGGTACCACCGGCACACCCAGCTCTTTCGTGGATTCCCGCGCCACCGCCTCGATATCGTCGCCGATCAACCCGATCGGGCACTCTGACTGAATGGAGATGCCCTTGGCCAGCGGGAACAGCTCGGCGATCTCCTTGTTGATCTGCGCCAGCTTCTTGTCACCACCGAACACCACGTCGCGTTCCTGGAAGTCGCTGGTGAACTGCATCGCCACGAAGTTATCGATGCCCAGCTCGCCGTGCGAGTAGTTGCGCCGGGTGGCCCAGGAGTACTGGCCGCAACCGACCGGGCCGTGGCTGATGTGCACGACGTCCTTGACCGGGCCCCACACCACACCCTTGGAGCCGGCGTAAGCACAACCCCGGACGGTCATCACACCCGGCCGAGACTTCATGTTGGACTTGACCGCGCACTCCTTGGATCCGTCGGGATCGTTCGGCTTGACGTGCTTGACCCGGTCTTTCTTGGCCTTGTCCGGATAGACCTCCAAGACCTCGGCGATCATCGCCTCGGTGGCCTCCCGGGTGGGTTCGGTTGCCGGGGCGCTCATTTCGAGGCCTGTCCGACCAGCGTCTCGTCCGCGCTGTCCATGATGCCGAAGTCGATGAGGAGTTCCTCGAGTTCGTCCATGGTGATCGGGGTCGGGATGGTCTTGCGGTCGTTCTCGTGGATCTTGCGGGCCAGCTCGCGGTATTCCTCGGCCTGCTGGGCCTCCGGCTGGTATTCGATGACCGTCATCCGGCGCAGCTCGGCGTGCTGAACGACGTTGTCGCGGGGGATGAAATGGATCATCTGGGTGTTGAGCCGGCGGGCCAGCTCGCCGACCAGCTCGGCCTCCAGGTCGGTGTTGCGGCTGTTGCAGATGATTCCGCCGAGCCGAACACCACCGGAGTGGGCGTACTTGAGGATGCCCTTGGCGATGTTGTTGGCCGCGTACATGGCCATCATCTCGCCGGAGGCGACGATGTAGATCTCCTGCGCCTTGCCCTGGCGGATCGGCATCGCGAAGCCGCCGCACACGACGTCACCGAGGACGTCGTAGCAGACGTAGTCGAGGTCCTCGTATGCCCCGTTTTCTTCCAGGAAGCCGATCGAGGTGATCACGCCACGACCGGCGCATCCGACTCCGGGTTCCGGTCCCCCGGACTCGACACAGCGGATGTTCCAGTCCTTGTTCGGACCGTCGATCAGAACATCCGACAGCTCGAGGTCCTCGACCGAGCCTGCCTCGGCCGCCAGCGCCAGAATCGACGTCTGCGCCTTGGAGTGCAGGATCAGCCGCGTCGAGTCGGCCTTGGGGTCGCAGCCGACGATCATGATCCGATGGCCCTGCTCGGCGAGGGCCGCCATGGTGTTCTGCTGGGTGGTGGACTTGCCGATGCCACCTTTTCCGTAAAAGGCGATCTGTCGCATGTGTTTCCCTGTCTCCTTAACTTGTCGGCCGTTTATGCCGTTTGGAATAGATCGCGGATCTCGGCGAACCGGAGTGGTCGCTTGTGCTCCGACGTCATAGCCCGGACGCGCTCGAGTAGCGCCTCCAGTTCCTCGCCATCGGCTGCGATGCCGTGGCGTGCCAGCGCGTAACGCAGCGACGCGCGCCCGCTGTGCTTGCCGACGAGCAGTCGGCGACGGGCCCCGACCTCCGCCGGGTCGAACGGTTCGTAGGTCGCTGCGTGCTTGAGGACCCCGTCGACGTGGATGCCCGACTCGTGGGTGAACACCGATCGGCCCACGACGGCCTTGCTGGCGGGAAGGGGCCGGCGGGCGGCACGGGCCACCAATAAGGCCAGGGCGCGAAATCGGGTGCTGTCCACGCCGGTATCCACCGCGTGGAGGTGTCGAAGGCCCATCACGACCTCTTCTAGCGGGGCGTTTCCGGCCCGCTCGCCCAGGCCGGCCACGGTGGTGCTCACCCAGCTGACGCCGGCGCGCACGGCGGCCAGGCTGTTGGCCGTGGCCAACCCGAAGTCGTCGTGGGCGTGGATCTCCCAGACCCCGGGCACGGCGCGGGTCAGCTGAGTGAGGCGGCCGTAGCCGTCGAAGGGCTCCATGACCCCGACGGTGTCGGCCCACCGCAGCCGCTCGACGCCCATTCCGGTCAGGTCGGCGGCCAATTCGGCCACGAAATGATCGTCGGCTCGCGAGGCGTCTTCGAATCCCACGCTGACCCGCAACCCGCGGTCGAGTGCGTCGGACACACAGTCCGCGATGTGGCGCGCCGCCCATTTTCGGTCGCGGCCGAGTTTCTGCTCCAAATGCAGGTCCGACACCGGAATTGTCAAATGAACCGAACGTATTGTGCATTTTTCTGCAGCGGCCACGTCCAGCCGGTTGGCCCGGCACCAGCCGACGACATCGGCGGCCAGTCCGGCCTGCGCGATCCGTTGAAGCGCTTCACGCTCAACGGTTCCCATCGCAGGGATGCCCGCCTCGATGACGTGCACACCACAGTCGTCGAGGGCGGAGGCAATCGCGAGTTTCTCGTCCGAGGTGAAAGAGACACCGGGGCCCTGTTCGCCGTCGCGCAATGTCGTGTCACAAATACGGACACGTCGGTCGACGTCCATTGCCCCATCCCCTTCCGTCGTTTCCGGTAATGCGTTCATGGCCTTTATTCGGGCCAATCGGACAACCAGAATGCTGCCGAAGAATTGTGTCAAACAGGGAAATTGGGGTAACGCAGAAGTTAACATGAAATTCGCGCATACCGAACTACAAATGACCCCCAAGAAAAACTCGAAGAAAAAGTACTTCATAGAAATATCCTTGTCCTGAACCCTGCTGGGACTGGGGGTATGATGGCGCACATCTTGGGTCGTTCCGGCCGACGGCAACGTGTTTGACCTCGTCACCGCACTGGAACTGCAGGCCATACCGCAGCGTCGCGGGCAGAAGGAGCAACGAAATGTCCTACAACGATGCCGAAAATGGCGTGCTAGACACGTCAAGCGAGAACGCGCCCGATAGCTGGGAAGAGTTGCGAGTCGCCGTCACCGAGCACTACGGCGTGTATCGACTCCCGATGGGGCACCTCCGCGAAATCGGCGGCTATGGACGGCTGGGTACCAATGTCCGGCAGGTACTTTCTGGCAAGCTCGCCAGCCTCGGACTCGGTCACCTGCCGGCAGAGCTGCCCGCGTATCAAGACAAGCAGGTGCTGCTATATCTGTACGGAACACCTGCGGCAGAGGTGATCTCGGCGGTGCGCAGCGAGGTCGTCGACGCCGCAGAAACCGCTCTGGTCCAACTCAACGCCTCCCGCGACATCGAGCGGGTGCGGGAGGCGTCGTTGAAGGCCGCCGAATTGTTGTCTGTCCTGTCCGACCGCTGCCAGGGATGCATCGGCCCACTCGACAGCTGAATGCGGCCCGATCTCCCGCTCGGACGCCTTATGTCCAGGAGTCTGTGGCCGAGCTCGGCGCCGGGGCGGGCGCAGACAGTCACCTGTGACTCCTGGTGGTTCCCGCGGTGTAACACAGCTCACACTACCGCTCGGGTCACAATGGCAGCCATGGCAGACGACCCGCACCTGTGGCTCGAGGAGATCGCCGGCGAGGACCAGCTCGAGTGGGTACGCGGGCACAACGAGCCGACGATCGCCGAGTTCGGCGACGAGCGGTTCGAGCAGATGCGGGTCGAAGCGTTGGAGGTGCTCGACACCGACGCGCGGATTCCCTACGTCCGCCGCCGCGGCGAGTACCTCTACAACTTCTGGCGGGACGCGACCAGCCCTCGCGGGCTGTGGCGGCGCACCACGCTGGACAGCTATCGAGGCGAGACACCGGACTGGGACGTCATCGTCGACGTCGACGAGCTGGCGCGCGCCGACGGGGAGAACTGGGTGTGGGCCGGTGCCCAGGTCATCGATCCCGACTACAGCCTGGCATTGATCAGTCTGTCCCGCGGCGGGTCCGACGCGGCCGTGGTGCGCGAATTCGACATGACGACACGGCAATTCGTACCGGACGGTTTCGAGCTTGCGGAGGCGAAGTCGAACGTGACGTGGGAGGACCACGACACCGTGCTGGTGGGCACCGACTTCGGCCCTGGGTCGATGACGGAGTCCGGCTATCCTCGGGTGGTCAAGCGCTGGCGGCGAGGCGAACCGCTGAGCGAGGCGACGACGGTGTTCACCGGGCCGCCGACCGACGTGATCGTGTCAGCCTCGGTGGATCGCACACCGGGCTACGAACGAACGCTGCTGCACCGCGCCATCGATTTCTTCAACGAGCAGGTGTACCAACTGCGTTCGGGCGAACTGGTACGCATCGACGCACCTACCGACGCGTCATTGTCGGTGCACCGCGACTGGCTGCTGATCGAGTTGCGCACCGACTGGTTGACGGGTAAGGAGTCATACCGTGCCGGTTCACTGTTGGCCGCCGACTACGAGCAATTCCTAGACGGCGCTGCAGATTTGGCTGTGATTTTCGAGCCCGATGAGCATAGGTGCCTGCACCAGTACGCCTGGACGCGGGACCGGTTGGTGATCGTCACGCTGGCCGATGTCGCCAGCCGCGTGGAAATCGTCACGCCCGGGACGTGGAAGCGTGAGCCGGTGGCGGGGATTGCATCGAGTACCAACACCGTGATCACGGACTGCGACAATACCGGTGATGAAATCTTCTTGGATTCAAGCGATTTCCTCACTCCGTCTCGTCTGCTACACGGGACGGCGGGGGGCGAGCTCACCGAGATCAAACGGGCGCCGTCGTTCTTCGACGCTACGGATCTCGAGGTGTCACAGCACTTCGCGACCTCCGATGACGGCACGGCGATCCCGTACTTCGTCGTCGGACACAAGCACGACACGGCGCCGGGTCCGACGCTATTGGGCGGCTATGGCGGGTTCGAGGTGTCGCGCACACCGGGCTACGACGGTGTGCTAGGGCGGCTGTGGCTCTCCCGCGGCGGGACCTACGTGTTGGCCAACATCCGTGGCGGTGGCGAGTACGGGCCGACGTGGCACACCCAGGCCATGCGGGAGGGACGGCACAAGGTGGCCGAGGACTTTGCGGCGGTGGCGCGCGACCTCGTCGAGCGTGGGATCACCACCGTCGCGCAACTCGGCGCACAAGGCGGCAGCAACGGCGGATTGCTGATGGGCATCATGCTGACGAGGTACCCCGAGTGTTTCGGGGCGCTGGTCTGCCAGGTGCCACTGCTGGACATGAAGCGATTCCACCTGCTGCTGGCTGGCGCATCGTGGGTGGCCGAGTACGGCGACCCTGACGATCTCGAGGACTGGAAGTTCATCTCCGAGTACTCGCCGTACCAGAACATCAGCGCCGACAAGCGTT is drawn from Candidatus Mycolicibacterium alkanivorans and contains these coding sequences:
- the nifH gene encoding nitrogenase iron protein, which produces MRQIAFYGKGGIGKSTTQQNTMAALAEQGHRIMIVGCDPKADSTRLILHSKAQTSILALAAEAGSVEDLELSDVLIDGPNKDWNIRCVESGGPEPGVGCAGRGVITSIGFLEENGAYEDLDYVCYDVLGDVVCGGFAMPIRQGKAQEIYIVASGEMMAMYAANNIAKGILKYAHSGGVRLGGIICNSRNTDLEAELVGELARRLNTQMIHFIPRDNVVQHAELRRMTVIEYQPEAQQAEEYRELARKIHENDRKTIPTPITMDELEELLIDFGIMDSADETLVGQASK
- the nifX gene encoding nitrogen fixation protein NifX, which produces MLKIAFATSDGHAVDQHFGWCQRFDVYEVSADDARLFETRELDAAPDDEQSKIASRLACVADCAILNVCDIGGSAAAKVVNARIHPVKVPPGTAVDEMITRLQAVLSGNPPPWLRKILRQHSTDPVPAWTPTGAS
- the nifE gene encoding nitrogenase iron-molybdenum cofactor biosynthesis protein NifE encodes the protein MVDASVFDEPACDHNRGKTAKQKKAGCPKPKPGGASGGCAFDGAMITLVPIVDAAHVVHGPIACAGNSWDGRGSLSSGPLLYRRGFTSDIVENDVVFGGEQKLYDTIADVVDRFAPPAVFVYETCVTATIGDDLDAVCAAAAAAHGTPVIPVHSPGFAGSKNLGNRLAGEALLKHVIGTEEPTYTTEFDVNLVGEYNIAGELWDVEPVLSRMGIRVLACISGDVRYREVATAHRAKATMVVCSKALLGLARGLDERYGIPWFEGSFYGVRSMGEALHSFARLLDRGDGELITRAEGLIAVEEAQAAVALEPYRRRLAGAKAVLYTGGNKSWSVVSALQDVGVQVVASGSTKSTEDDVDKIHQLIGAEGRIITEGNPAELLKVVRETGADILIAGGRNQYTALKGKVPFLDINQERHIPYAGYAGVIELARRVHMAISSPVWEQVRAPAPWDRAPAPSEAAEVS
- the nifV gene encoding homocitrate synthase, with protein sequence MDVDRRVRICDTTLRDGEQGPGVSFTSDEKLAIASALDDCGVHVIEAGIPAMGTVEREALQRIAQAGLAADVVGWCRANRLDVAAAEKCTIRSVHLTIPVSDLHLEQKLGRDRKWAARHIADCVSDALDRGLRVSVGFEDASRADDHFVAELAADLTGMGVERLRWADTVGVMEPFDGYGRLTQLTRAVPGVWEIHAHDDFGLATANSLAAVRAGVSWVSTTVAGLGERAGNAPLEEVVMGLRHLHAVDTGVDSTRFRALALLVARAARRPLPASKAVVGRSVFTHESGIHVDGVLKHAATYEPFDPAEVGARRRLLVGKHSGRASLRYALARHGIAADGEELEALLERVRAMTSEHKRPLRFAEIRDLFQTA
- the nifN gene encoding nitrogenase iron-molybdenum cofactor biosynthesis protein NifN, whose protein sequence is MAHVVTGGKRAAIDPLKHSQPLGGALVFLGLAGAMPIMHGSQGCASFAKALLTRHFREPVPLQTTAVTEVTAVLGAGDSMVATLDAIRGKQRPQIIGLLTTGLTEVSGEDVAGELRSYIASLAASEEGGPLIVGVSTPDFRGGLSDGYAAALEALIGAVPLAETAAACGPAVLVGAAVSAGDIDEIADLVLEFGLDPILVPDLSGSLDGHLDQWSPITTGGTPRTRLEALGGCRRVATIGHTAAAAGIALGSRTGADVTGFAHLCGLQATDTFVRYLLEQADVPVPARVRRWRSRLADGLLDTHFVLGGARVAVAGEPDLLCGVASLLHDVGAEIVTAVSPTHAAGLDRMPCDEVVVGDLNDLEERAADAGAELVLASSHARALAERIGAAHLAIGFPVYDRLGAQLRATAGYRGSLQLLTDAANCLLDHHEHATPRTHAGSSETPSHAIEETLC
- a CDS encoding prolyl oligopeptidase family serine peptidase, with the protein product MAAMADDPHLWLEEIAGEDQLEWVRGHNEPTIAEFGDERFEQMRVEALEVLDTDARIPYVRRRGEYLYNFWRDATSPRGLWRRTTLDSYRGETPDWDVIVDVDELARADGENWVWAGAQVIDPDYSLALISLSRGGSDAAVVREFDMTTRQFVPDGFELAEAKSNVTWEDHDTVLVGTDFGPGSMTESGYPRVVKRWRRGEPLSEATTVFTGPPTDVIVSASVDRTPGYERTLLHRAIDFFNEQVYQLRSGELVRIDAPTDASLSVHRDWLLIELRTDWLTGKESYRAGSLLAADYEQFLDGAADLAVIFEPDEHRCLHQYAWTRDRLVIVTLADVASRVEIVTPGTWKREPVAGIASSTNTVITDCDNTGDEIFLDSSDFLTPSRLLHGTAGGELTEIKRAPSFFDATDLEVSQHFATSDDGTAIPYFVVGHKHDTAPGPTLLGGYGGFEVSRTPGYDGVLGRLWLSRGGTYVLANIRGGGEYGPTWHTQAMREGRHKVAEDFAAVARDLVERGITTVAQLGAQGGSNGGLLMGIMLTRYPECFGALVCQVPLLDMKRFHLLLAGASWVAEYGDPDDLEDWKFISEYSPYQNISADKRYPPVLITTSTRDDRVHPGHARKMTAALEEAGHDVWYYENIEGGHAGAADNAQTAFKSALSYSFLRRMPGDRLNWPANDA
- the nifD gene encoding nitrogenase molybdenum-iron protein alpha chain encodes the protein MSAPATEPTREATEAMIAEVLEVYPDKAKKDRVKHVKPNDPDGSKECAVKSNMKSRPGVMTVRGCAYAGSKGVVWGPVKDVVHISHGPVGCGQYSWATRRNYSHGELGIDNFVAMQFTSDFQERDVVFGGDKKLAQINKEIAELFPLAKGISIQSECPIGLIGDDIEAVARESTKELGVPVVPVRCEGFRGVSQSLGHHIANDSIRDWVLGTRDTTEQTPYDIALIGDYNIGGDAWASRKILEDMGLRVIAQWSGDGTMNELATTHLAKLNVIHCYRSMNYICRTIEEKYGTPWVEYNFFGPTKIIESMRKIAEYFDDTIKEKTEAAIARYQPAFDAVKERYADRLTGKTVMLLIGGLRPRHTIGAYEDLGMEVIGTGYEFGHTDDYTRTYPEMKSATVIYDDPSAYELEEFARRLKPDLMGAGVKEKYVFHKMGVPFRQMHSWDYSGPYHGVEGFAVFARDMDIAINSPTWNLFQAPWEVQQ
- the nifK gene encoding nitrogenase molybdenum-iron protein subunit beta, which encodes MTITPIPDHNDLFEAEEYQQQFERKREFEQGCGSAEVERVKAWTRTAEYREKNFAREALTVNPAKACQPLGAVLAGLGFAGTLPLVHGSQGCVAYFRSHFARHFKEPVSTVSSSMTEDAAVFGGLNNIVEALDNATALYKPDMVAVSTTCMAEVIGDDLNAFIQEAREKGSVPEDFPVPFAHTPSFVGSHLTGYDNMLRAILDYTTKDHRGEPNGKINIVPGFETYTGNLRDIDRLLTVLGVDHTILGDHSGTLDSPADGEYEMYPGGTALAEAADAINAKATVFLQETATRKTHELVRQSWKHDTEVLTPPIGVANTDRFISEITRLAGVSVPAEITAERGRLVDALTDSHAYLHGKRFAIAGDPDLVVGLLGFLLELGMEPVHVVSTNGDAAFKASAEAVLDASPFGHSATVWPGKDLWHLRSLVFTEPVDLLVGNSYLKYLSREAQVPLVRVGFPIFDRHHLHRFPILGYAGGLHLLTQLVNTVLDELDRTAPDHSFDVVR